One genomic region from Phragmites australis chromosome 1, lpPhrAust1.1, whole genome shotgun sequence encodes:
- the LOC133919707 gene encoding HVA22-like protein f, translating to MGVLGALARHLDALVGPGIMLLYPLYASMRAIESPSPLDDQQWLTYWVLYSLITLFELSCWKVLQWFPLWPYMKLLFCCWLVLPIFNGAAYIYETHVRRYFKIDSYVSPNYNERQRRVLQMMSLDARKSVERFIETHGPDALDKIIRAAEEEAKRV from the exons ATGGGTGTTCTTGGAGCCCTTGCTAGACATTTGGACGCCCTTGTTGG GCCAGGGATCATGCTGCTTTATCCTCT ATACGCGTCGATGCGCGCAATAGAGAGCCCTTCTCCCCTGGACGATCAGCAGTGGCTCACCTACTGGGTCCTCTACTCCCTGATCACCCTCTTTGAGCTCTCATGCTGGAAAGTTCTCCAGTG GTTCCCTCTGTGGCCGTACATGAAGCTGCTCTTCTGCTGCTGGCTGGTGCTGCCCATCTTCAATGGCGCGGCCTACATCTACGAGACGCACGTCCGGCGCTACTTCAAGATCGACAGCTACGTGAGCCCCAACTACAACGAGCGGCAGCGGAGGGTGCTTCAGATGATGAGCCTCGACGCGCGCAAGTCCGTGGAGCGCTTCATCGAGACGCACGGGCCTGACGCGCTGGACAAGATCATCCGAGCC GCTGAAGAGGAAGCGAAGAGGGTCTAG